ACTTGCGCGTCCAGGGGTTCGAGTTGGTACCGACCGATCCGCGCTGTGCGTTCGTAGTCAACTGCGACCTGCCGGCGGGGCTCGCGAAAGAATGTGTCGAAGGCGGGGAGATCGTACTCAATGGGGACGCTATACCTCGGCGTTTCGTCCCAGGGAGATCCTCATGGCCACTCGGGAGCGCCTCGAAGCGGATCAGACGCGGCGGGCCTCGCGCTTCGAGGCCACGAGGGAAGCCAGGATCCCGAGGAAGAGAATCCCCAAGATCACCCCCAAGGAAACGGCGATCGGGAGGTGGACATAGTGGGAGAGCAGCATCTTGATCCCCACGAAGGCGAGGACGAAGGCGAGGCTGGTCTTCAGGTAGCGGAACTTCTCCATGGCCCCCGCCATGAGGAAGTACATGGACCGCAACCCCAGGATGGCGAAGATGTTGGAGGTGAAGACGATGAACGGATCCTGAGTGATCGCGAAGATCGCTGGGATGGAGTCGACGGCAAAAAGCGTATCGGCGCTGTCCACCACGAGGAGAACGAGGAAGAGCGGGGTGATGGCGTGCCTGCCGTTGACGCGGGTGAAGAACTTCTCCCCTTCCAGCCGCGGCGAGACCGGGTAGACCCGTCGGGCCAGACGAAAGAGGATGTCCTTTTCGGGGTCGTATTTCTCCTCGCGCGCAAAGATCATCCGGATCGCGGTGAACACGAGGAAGACGCCGAAGACGAGGATGATCCATTCGAAGCGGCGGATGAGTGCGATTCCTGCGGCGATCATGATGCCGCGCAAGACGATGGCTCCCAGGATGCCCCAGAAGAGCACCCGGTGCTGGTACATCGTCGGAACCTTGAAGTGGTCGAAGATGAGAGCGATGACGAAGACGTTGTCCAGACTCAGGGATTCCTCGACGATGTAGCCCGTGAGGTATTGCAGGAACGCCCGTTGTCCCGACGTCTCGTGTCCGGGTTGCAGTCCCATGCCGAGCCAGTGCCGGTCGTACATGAAGTACACCAGCACGCCGAAGAGGAGCGCCAGGCTGATCCAGACCGAGGTCCACGCCAGGGCTTCGCGCATGGGGACGATGCGGGCGTGCCGGTGGAAGACGCCGAGGTCGAGCGCCAGCACGGAGAGGACGAAGACGAGGAAGCCGATCAGAAACCAGTCCATCCCCACTCCAGGCTAGGCCTCTCCCCGCGCCGCGGCGCCGGCGCGAGGGCGGCACGAGTCCTCTCAGCGCCTGCTCGGCGCATCCTGCAACACCTTGCCGCCGGCAGCGTGGACGGCGAACTGGAAACCGGGGCGCACGCTGCAGGCGCCGATTTCCCCGTTCCGGTTCAAGGCGAGGAAGCCGACCTGCAGGTCTTCCGGTTCGGGCGTGCGGCTCTGGACACGAGCCACCGCTTCCCGGCAGGCATCGTCGGGCGAGAGTCCCCGCCGCATCAGCTCCACGATGAGGAAGCTCCCTGAAACCCGGATCACCGCTTCGCCGAGACCGGTAGCGCAGGCGGCACCCACCGCATCGTCGACGTAGAGACCCGCGCCGATGAGGGGCGAGTCGCCGACCCGGCCGTGCATCTTGAAGGCGAGGCCGCTGGTGGTGCAGGCGCCGGCGAGGCGGCCACGGCCGTCGATGGCGAGCATGCCGATGGTGTCGTGGCTGCGTGCCGGCTTGTAGTCGTGATCCTTGCACCACTTCTTCCACGCCGCTTCCGCTTTGGGGGTGAGGAGATTCTCTTTCGGGAAGCCCTGCTCCAGGGCGAAACGCAGGGCCCCCTCGCCGGCGAGCACCACGTGCGGCGTGCGCTCCATGACGCGTCGCGCCACCGAGGTCGGGTGCATGATGTGCTGGAGAAAGACGACGGAACCGCATTGGCCTTGGCCGTTCATGATGCAGGCGTCCAGCGTTACCCGGCCGTCCCGATCGGGGAGGCCGCCGAGCCCCACGGAGTCCACTTCCGGGTCGGCCTCGGTGACGCGCACGCCTGTCTCCACCGCATCGAGGGCGAGACCGTCCTTTTCCAGAACTGCCCAGGCCGCGGCGTTGGCGGCGACTCCATGGGACCAGGTGGAAACCACCAGCGGGCGGCGCGGTGGACCGGCCGGGGCGAGCTCCTGTGCTGCAGCGCGGCCGGCGAGTCCCAAGGCGGGCAGACCGAGGAGCCAGGTTTCGAGGAAAGCACGCCGGCTCGAGGAACGGGCGGCGATGTTCTTGCGCTCCGACACGGCTTGGTCTCTCCGCTCGACGACGGTTCGCACGTCGCGCGGGGAATCACCGGGCCTCGGCGGCCGTCCGGATGCGGTGCGTATCCCGCGCTGCTCCCGCGCGCCGCCGGCCTCTGCCTCCGGCCGGGGCGCAGGCAGTGTACGCACCGGCATGCCGGCAGGCCAGCGAAACCGGTACACCGGCAGGCCAGCGAAACCGGTAATGGTGCGAGGTGCGGGGCGATCCGATATACTCCGCCGCGCGCCGAGGGGAGGCGCGGGAGATTCACGGGATGACGAGCCAACCGCTGGGTCGGATCCTCGCGGCTCTCGCGTACGGCGCGACGGTTTCCGTGGCGGCCACGCCTGCCGCGCAGGAGCTCATCGCGCAGCCTCGCTGCACTCTCCTCCTCATCGATGTCCACAGCCTCCGCGACGACATCGTCGTCCGGACCCCGGCCGT
This Candidatus Krumholzibacteriia bacterium DNA region includes the following protein-coding sequences:
- a CDS encoding TerC family protein; the encoded protein is MDWFLIGFLVFVLSVLALDLGVFHRHARIVPMREALAWTSVWISLALLFGVLVYFMYDRHWLGMGLQPGHETSGQRAFLQYLTGYIVEESLSLDNVFVIALIFDHFKVPTMYQHRVLFWGILGAIVLRGIMIAAGIALIRRFEWIILVFGVFLVFTAIRMIFAREEKYDPEKDILFRLARRVYPVSPRLEGEKFFTRVNGRHAITPLFLVLLVVDSADTLFAVDSIPAIFAITQDPFIVFTSNIFAILGLRSMYFLMAGAMEKFRYLKTSLAFVLAFVGIKMLLSHYVHLPIAVSLGVILGILFLGILASLVASKREARRV
- a CDS encoding N(4)-(beta-N-acetylglucosaminyl)-L-asparaginase, translating into MSERKNIAARSSSRRAFLETWLLGLPALGLAGRAAAQELAPAGPPRRPLVVSTWSHGVAANAAAWAVLEKDGLALDAVETGVRVTEADPEVDSVGLGGLPDRDGRVTLDACIMNGQGQCGSVVFLQHIMHPTSVARRVMERTPHVVLAGEGALRFALEQGFPKENLLTPKAEAAWKKWCKDHDYKPARSHDTIGMLAIDGRGRLAGACTTSGLAFKMHGRVGDSPLIGAGLYVDDAVGAACATGLGEAVIRVSGSFLIVELMRRGLSPDDACREAVARVQSRTPEPEDLQVGFLALNRNGEIGACSVRPGFQFAVHAAGGKVLQDAPSRR